One Streptococcus gallolyticus subsp. gallolyticus DSM 16831 DNA window includes the following coding sequences:
- the fni gene encoding type 2 isopentenyl-diphosphate Delta-isomerase, whose protein sequence is MINRKDEHIKYALKYQSPYNSFDDMELIHHSFPDYDLSEIDLHTHFAGRDFEFPFYINAMTGGSEKGRAVNQKLAQIAQATGLVMVTGSYSAALKNPHDDSYPSKEEFPELLLATNIGIDKPYELGLQTIHEMQPIFLQVHVNLMQELLMPEGEREFRQWKENLADYATKMPVPVILKEVGFGMDLKTIEMAHKLGIKTVDISGRGGTSFAYIENQRGHNRSYLDEWGQSTVQTLLNAQPMIDKIEILASGGVRHPLDIVKCLVLGAKAVGLSRAILKLVEKYSVEEVITIINGWKDDLRLIMCALNCKTIAELRQVDYLLYGKLNEANQKR, encoded by the coding sequence ATGATTAATCGCAAAGATGAACACATTAAGTATGCTTTAAAATATCAATCTCCTTATAATTCTTTTGACGATATGGAGTTGATTCATCATTCTTTTCCTGATTATGATTTAAGTGAGATTGATTTGCATACCCATTTTGCGGGGCGTGATTTTGAGTTTCCTTTTTATATCAATGCCATGACGGGCGGTTCAGAAAAAGGCAGAGCTGTTAATCAAAAATTGGCTCAAATTGCACAAGCAACGGGGCTTGTCATGGTTACAGGCTCTTATAGTGCTGCGCTGAAAAATCCACATGATGATTCTTATCCTAGCAAAGAAGAATTTCCAGAGTTGCTGCTAGCGACCAATATCGGAATTGATAAACCTTATGAATTAGGGCTACAAACCATTCACGAAATGCAACCTATTTTTCTCCAAGTTCATGTCAACCTAATGCAAGAGCTTTTAATGCCAGAAGGTGAACGTGAGTTCCGCCAATGGAAAGAAAATCTCGCCGATTATGCCACAAAGATGCCAGTTCCTGTCATTCTTAAAGAAGTCGGCTTTGGCATGGATTTGAAAACAATTGAAATGGCTCACAAGTTAGGCATTAAAACTGTCGATATTTCAGGACGTGGTGGCACAAGTTTTGCCTATATTGAAAATCAACGTGGGCATAATCGTTCTTATCTCGATGAGTGGGGACAAAGCACGGTTCAAACGCTGTTGAATGCTCAGCCGATGATTGATAAGATTGAAATCTTGGCATCTGGCGGCGTTCGTCATCCTTTGGATATTGTAAAATGCTTGGTTTTAGGAGCAAAAGCGGTAGGATTATCGCGAGCAATCCTAAAACTAGTCGAAAAATATTCCGTTGAAGAAGTCATCACAATCATTAATGGCTGGAAAGACGACTTGCGTCTCATCATGTGTGCTCTGAATTGCAAAACAATTGCCGAACTTAGACAGGTAGATTATCTCCTATACGGAAAATTAAACGAAGCAAACCAAAAACGCTGA
- a CDS encoding phosphomevalonate kinase, whose amino-acid sequence MKTISVQTGGKLYIAGEYAILTPGQTAILKNIPIHMTATVKEAEKITLFSDMFDYATDMTVDKNYALIQQTIVTLATYLDKSLHNLPAFKLDITGKLERDGKKFGIGSSGSVTVLTLKALSAFYELNLSADTIFKLASYTLLKLGDNGSMGDIACIAYDDLVAFTSFDRQKVSTWIATEDIKTVLAKDWGYHIEIIKPALACDFLVGWTKQPSISKDMINLVKSAITKAFLEDTERNVQICKQALQTGDKMAVKASLQKVSDLLLGLSSAIYNDKLKALKSAEKGLDVIAKSSGSGGGDCGIAISFSESDSHELAQRWQKAGIEILYQERLSDER is encoded by the coding sequence ATGAAAACGATTAGTGTGCAGACAGGTGGAAAGCTCTATATTGCAGGCGAATATGCCATACTAACCCCTGGGCAAACTGCTATTTTGAAAAATATTCCCATTCATATGACAGCGACAGTCAAAGAAGCCGAAAAAATTACCCTTTTTTCAGACATGTTTGACTACGCTACTGATATGACAGTAGATAAGAATTATGCGCTCATTCAGCAAACCATTGTAACTCTGGCTACTTACCTTGACAAATCTTTGCATAATTTACCAGCGTTTAAACTCGATATTACTGGAAAGTTAGAGCGTGACGGTAAGAAATTTGGCATTGGGTCAAGTGGTTCAGTGACGGTGTTAACGCTCAAAGCCTTGTCCGCATTTTATGAGCTAAATTTATCAGCAGATACCATTTTCAAGCTTGCTTCCTATACGCTTTTAAAACTGGGGGACAATGGTTCTATGGGCGATATAGCTTGTATTGCTTACGATGATTTGGTGGCTTTCACCTCTTTTGACCGTCAAAAAGTGTCAACGTGGATTGCAACAGAAGACATCAAAACTGTACTTGCTAAAGACTGGGGCTATCATATCGAAATCATCAAACCTGCGTTGGCATGTGATTTCTTGGTAGGCTGGACAAAACAACCGTCCATTTCAAAAGATATGATTAATTTAGTCAAATCAGCCATTACAAAAGCGTTTCTTGAGGATACAGAAAGAAATGTTCAAATCTGTAAGCAAGCCCTTCAAACGGGTGATAAGATGGCTGTTAAGGCAAGCCTGCAAAAAGTTAGTGATTTGTTGCTCGGTTTAAGCTCAGCTATTTACAATGACAAATTAAAGGCGTTGAAATCTGCTGAAAAAGGTTTAGATGTCATTGCAAAATCATCTGGCTCAGGCGGCGGCGACTGTGGTATTGCAATATCATTCTCAGAAAGCGACAGCCACGAACTCGCCCAACGTTGGCAGAAAGCTGGTATTGAAATACTATATCAAGAAAGATTAAGTGATGAAAGATAA
- the mvaD gene encoding diphosphomevalonate decarboxylase — MDRKIVTVKSYANIAIIKYWGKADAVKMIPATSSISLTLENMFTTTTVSFLPQSVGHDEFYINGVLQDEKEHAKISAIIDQYRGGRSEFVKVETSNNMPTAAGLSSSSSGLSALVKACNELFETGLNQSELAQKAKFASGSSSRSFFGPIAAWDKDSGDIYPVQTDLKLAMIMLVLSDSKKPISSREGMKRCAETSTTFADWVKQSEQDYKDMLAYLKANDFEKVGELTERNALAMHDTNTHANPPFNYLTDETYAAMDFVKSLRAQGEKCYFTMDAGPNVKVLCLEENLERLTKRFEENYRVIASRTKVLPDEND; from the coding sequence GTGGATCGAAAAATTGTAACGGTAAAATCATATGCCAACATTGCTATTATCAAATACTGGGGGAAAGCTGACGCTGTCAAGATGATTCCAGCAACTAGCAGTATTTCTTTGACTCTGGAAAATATGTTTACCACAACAACTGTTTCTTTTTTACCACAATCGGTTGGTCATGATGAATTTTACATCAATGGTGTCTTGCAAGATGAAAAAGAACACGCAAAAATTTCTGCCATTATCGACCAATACCGTGGTGGACGTTCCGAATTTGTCAAAGTTGAAACTAGCAATAACATGCCAACCGCTGCAGGTTTATCATCAAGTTCAAGTGGACTTTCAGCGCTTGTAAAGGCTTGTAATGAACTTTTCGAAACTGGCTTAAATCAATCAGAGTTGGCACAAAAAGCCAAATTTGCTTCAGGGTCATCATCGCGTTCATTCTTTGGACCGATTGCTGCGTGGGATAAAGACAGCGGAGACATTTATCCAGTGCAAACTGATCTCAAATTAGCAATGATTATGCTTGTTTTAAGCGATAGCAAGAAACCAATTTCTAGTCGTGAAGGCATGAAACGCTGTGCTGAAACGTCAACAACTTTTGCGGATTGGGTCAAACAATCTGAGCAAGATTATAAGGATATGCTTGCTTATTTGAAAGCCAATGATTTTGAGAAAGTTGGAGAATTGACAGAACGCAATGCGCTTGCCATGCACGATACTAACACACACGCTAATCCACCATTCAATTATTTGACAGATGAGACTTATGCAGCTATGGATTTTGTTAAATCGCTGCGCGCTCAAGGTGAAAAATGCTATTTCACAATGGATGCAGGTCCAAATGTTAAAGTTCTTTGTTTGGAAGAAAATTTAGAGCGCTTAACAAAACGTTTTGAAGAAAACTATCGTGTGATTGCATCACGTACTAAGGTGTTACCAGATGAAAACGATTAG
- the mvk gene encoding mevalonate kinase produces the protein MTKKIGVGKAHSKIIWMGEHSVVYGYPAIAIPLQGIEVECHIYPAEEKIHFDFYDTLSTAVYAALEYLNHTDVSITYAIRSEIPQKRGMGSSAAVSIAAIRAVFDYFEQSIDMDTLEILVNKAEIIAHSNPSGLDAKTCLSDKAITFIRNIGFSTLDLDLDAYLVIADTGIYGNTREAVEKVAQAEEANLPHLAVLGDLTEIVQKAIQDKDIQKIGYMMTKAHAHLQAIGVSIDVADQLVKLSLENGALGAKMSGGGLGGCIIALASTKADAEKISNALKEGGAVQTWIEKL, from the coding sequence ATGACTAAGAAAATTGGCGTCGGTAAGGCGCATAGTAAGATTATTTGGATGGGTGAACATTCCGTTGTTTATGGCTATCCTGCCATTGCGATTCCGCTTCAAGGAATTGAGGTTGAATGTCATATTTATCCAGCTGAAGAAAAGATTCACTTTGATTTTTATGACACGTTATCAACTGCCGTTTATGCGGCGTTAGAGTACCTAAATCACACAGATGTTTCCATTACCTATGCGATTCGTTCTGAAATTCCACAAAAACGTGGCATGGGGTCATCAGCAGCGGTTTCTATCGCAGCTATCCGTGCTGTTTTTGATTATTTTGAGCAAAGCATTGATATGGATACTCTGGAAATTTTGGTGAATAAAGCAGAGATTATTGCACATTCAAATCCAAGTGGGCTTGATGCCAAGACTTGTTTGAGTGATAAAGCCATTACTTTTATCCGTAACATCGGTTTTAGTACCCTTGATTTAGATTTGGATGCTTATTTGGTTATTGCAGATACGGGAATTTATGGTAATACGCGTGAAGCTGTTGAGAAGGTTGCACAGGCAGAAGAGGCGAATTTACCACATCTGGCAGTCCTCGGTGATTTAACCGAAATTGTTCAAAAAGCTATTCAAGACAAAGATATTCAAAAAATTGGTTACATGATGACCAAAGCACACGCTCATTTACAAGCTATTGGTGTCAGCATTGACGTTGCCGACCAACTGGTTAAGCTTTCTTTGGAAAATGGTGCCCTTGGAGCCAAGATGAGTGGTGGCGGACTTGGAGGCTGTATTATTGCTCTTGCAAGTACCAAAGCTGACGCAGAAAAAATAAGTAACGCATTAAAAGAAGGAGGAGCGGTTCAAACGTGGATCGAAAAATTGTAA
- a CDS encoding glutathione S-transferase C-terminal domain-containing protein has product MPNYTNPNIKPVEIKIRPVETKTEIDERGAFQRQPNHFTTPFGDGEGELKAEKGRYHLYWAKGCHWSNRASIVRELLGLEDAISVTIVGHDYEDPEKRRYGWDFAAYENQVDPTTGAEFLSEFYYRADPDYTGRTTVPALVDLETYTVVNNDYHRLTNYLEVNFKPFQKVNAPNLYPEELRADIDNLNDNVLFPFVNNGVYRMMFAQSLVAYEEAFDDFFTTLDVLEKRLENNRFLFGDYVTDSDVRFFVTLARFDTHYYRNLGPIKKRISEYTNIWGYARDLYEIPAFKHNTYFHDIARGWDTKKEKLFVDFNSRFADDIDFDAIWSTPQKRKYLSKTPEQKFLID; this is encoded by the coding sequence ATGCCAAACTATACAAATCCTAATATCAAGCCAGTAGAAATAAAAATTCGTCCCGTTGAAACGAAAACAGAAATTGATGAACGCGGTGCTTTTCAACGCCAACCAAATCATTTTACAACACCATTTGGAGATGGTGAGGGCGAATTAAAAGCAGAAAAAGGGCGTTATCATTTATATTGGGCAAAAGGATGCCATTGGTCAAATCGTGCTTCTATTGTTCGAGAATTACTAGGTTTAGAAGATGCCATTTCTGTTACTATTGTTGGACATGATTACGAAGATCCAGAAAAACGCCGATATGGATGGGATTTTGCTGCTTACGAAAACCAAGTTGACCCAACAACAGGAGCCGAATTCTTATCTGAATTTTATTATCGTGCCGATCCAGACTATACTGGTCGTACAACTGTACCAGCTCTTGTAGATTTAGAAACTTATACAGTTGTTAATAATGATTATCATCGATTGACTAATTATTTAGAAGTTAACTTTAAACCATTCCAAAAAGTAAATGCCCCTAATCTCTACCCAGAAGAATTGCGTGCTGATATTGATAATTTGAATGATAATGTTCTTTTTCCATTTGTTAACAATGGCGTTTATCGAATGATGTTTGCACAATCCTTAGTTGCTTACGAGGAGGCATTCGATGATTTTTTCACAACTTTAGATGTGCTTGAAAAACGATTGGAGAATAATAGATTTTTATTTGGTGATTATGTTACAGATAGCGATGTGCGCTTTTTTGTCACCTTAGCACGCTTTGATACACATTACTACCGAAATTTAGGTCCAATCAAAAAACGAATTTCCGAGTACACTAATATTTGGGGCTATGCGCGTGATTTGTATGAAATTCCAGCCTTTAAACACAATACTTATTTTCATGATATAGCGCGTGGTTGGGATACCAAGAAAGAAAAATTATTTGTCGATTTCAACTCACGGTTCGCTGATGATATTGATTTCGATGCTATTTGGTCAACACCACAAAAACGCAAATACCTTTCAAAAACACCAGAACAAAAATTTTTGATTGATTGA
- a CDS encoding glutathione S-transferase family protein, giving the protein MTTKFVSKEVDDSGHFKRQKTRFTTPFGKEEGQLPVEKNRYRLIVSYACPWAHRQLIALKLLGLENVISVGVVNPIRPVGVNRTDWEFSLDKNNTDPVLGVRYLSELYLKTDSAYQGRFTVPAVVDLQTKEVVNNDFYNLLKIWETDWTPFHSTEAPDLYPEELRADIDALNEIIFHDINNGVYKAGFATSQKAYEEAYDKLFQRLDELEERLAHSRYLFGERLTDSDIRLYVSLVRFDIAYYNGFRCNRNRLIDFPNLWGYARDLYQQEAFKETTNFDHIKKHYHLSAVDNPHQILPKGPDLSIWDLPHDRASRHYI; this is encoded by the coding sequence ATGACAACTAAATTTGTTAGCAAAGAAGTAGATGATTCAGGACATTTTAAACGCCAGAAAACCAGATTTACAACTCCTTTTGGAAAAGAAGAAGGTCAGTTACCTGTTGAGAAGAATCGTTATAGATTGATTGTTTCATATGCTTGCCCTTGGGCACACAGGCAATTAATTGCTCTTAAACTGTTGGGGTTAGAAAATGTTATTAGCGTAGGCGTTGTTAATCCTATTCGTCCTGTGGGGGTTAATCGGACAGATTGGGAGTTTAGTTTGGATAAAAATAATACTGACCCTGTCCTTGGTGTTCGTTATTTAAGTGAATTGTATTTAAAAACTGATTCTGCTTATCAGGGACGTTTTACTGTCCCAGCAGTAGTGGATTTGCAAACAAAAGAAGTTGTTAATAATGACTTTTATAATTTGCTGAAAATTTGGGAGACGGATTGGACACCATTTCATAGTACAGAAGCTCCTGACCTTTATCCAGAAGAATTGCGTGCTGATATTGATGCTTTAAATGAGATTATTTTTCATGACATTAACAACGGTGTTTACAAAGCAGGCTTTGCTACGAGTCAAAAAGCTTATGAAGAAGCTTATGATAAATTATTTCAACGGTTGGATGAATTGGAAGAAAGATTAGCACATAGTCGATATTTATTCGGTGAGCGATTAACGGACTCTGATATTCGACTTTACGTCTCTCTCGTGCGTTTTGACATTGCCTACTATAATGGTTTTCGCTGTAATCGCAATCGTTTAATTGATTTTCCTAATCTTTGGGGTTATGCGCGTGACCTTTATCAGCAAGAGGCTTTTAAAGAAACTACCAATTTTGACCATATCAAGAAACATTATCATTTAAGCGCTGTTGATAATCCTCATCAAATTTTACCAAAAGGTCCCGATTTGAGTATTTGGGATTTACCACATGACCGTGCTAGTCGTCACTATATTTAA
- a CDS encoding GNAT family N-acetyltransferase, with protein sequence MTFKYTIETDSDKVDFQQVADVLHSAGLASNTDVKQTEKSFRNSDITIYIKDGNKVIGVGRALTDFVSQGAIYNVAVAADYQGQHIGHTIITTLLEKLAGINVILYTHPQTLTLYEKYGFRRNKTAFAHFDHGTPESLQWMEDEGFFLPENYRFDSEKGRY encoded by the coding sequence ATGACTTTTAAATATACGATTGAAACAGATTCGGATAAGGTGGATTTTCAACAAGTTGCTGATGTTTTGCATTCAGCAGGGCTTGCTAGCAATACAGATGTCAAACAAACTGAAAAGTCTTTTCGTAACAGCGACATTACTATTTATATCAAAGATGGAAATAAAGTGATTGGAGTTGGACGTGCTTTGACTGATTTTGTTTCGCAAGGAGCGATTTATAACGTTGCAGTTGCTGCAGATTATCAAGGACAGCACATTGGGCATACCATTATCACAACCTTATTAGAAAAACTAGCAGGAATTAATGTGATTCTTTATACACATCCACAAACACTCACTTTATATGAAAAATATGGTTTCCGTCGCAATAAAACAGCTTTTGCTCACTTTGATCATGGAACACCTGAGAGTTTACAATGGATGGAAGATGAAGGGTTCTTTTTACCAGAAAATTATCGCTTTGATAGTGAGAAAGGACGGTATTAG
- a CDS encoding transporter substrate-binding domain-containing protein, which yields MKKKVKWIISIIVVALVGLLIFDKVTKNTSEAKSDSSEKITVVAATSGSPKPFTYEEDGELTGQNIELIKAVFEKLPQYKLKIVKVEFSSIFSGLTSGRYQIAVNNLAKNAEREKNYLFTDPIFKNSYVVIFKNGSDKAKTADEWSDLAGLSTVGSSGVNSTTAIEEYNKANPDNTIELNYSSEDLKSQLEGVESGKYDFLVMDKPMFEYYQKEYSLDLTGKTISGDLSTALMSEPYSYFVVGKEETQLAEDINAALKEVVEDGTSKQINEKYFDEDYSPTYDD from the coding sequence ATGAAGAAAAAAGTAAAATGGATTATTTCTATTATTGTAGTAGCGTTAGTAGGGCTATTGATTTTTGATAAAGTAACTAAAAATACTAGTGAAGCCAAGTCCGATTCTAGTGAAAAAATCACCGTTGTTGCGGCAACAAGTGGCTCGCCAAAACCCTTTACTTATGAGGAAGATGGTGAACTAACTGGACAAAATATTGAATTAATCAAAGCTGTTTTTGAAAAATTGCCTCAGTATAAATTAAAAATCGTCAAGGTTGAATTTTCATCTATTTTTTCTGGGCTAACTTCAGGACGCTATCAAATTGCAGTGAATAATTTAGCCAAAAACGCCGAACGTGAAAAAAATTATCTTTTTACAGATCCAATTTTTAAAAATTCTTACGTCGTTATTTTTAAAAACGGTAGCGATAAAGCCAAAACAGCCGATGAATGGTCAGATTTAGCTGGTTTATCAACGGTTGGGTCATCAGGTGTAAATTCAACAACAGCAATCGAAGAATATAATAAAGCAAATCCAGACAATACGATTGAACTCAATTATTCTTCTGAGGATTTAAAATCACAACTTGAAGGCGTTGAAAGTGGTAAATATGATTTTCTCGTTATGGATAAACCAATGTTTGAATACTATCAAAAAGAGTATAGCTTGGATTTAACGGGGAAAACGATTAGTGGAGACTTGTCAACAGCTTTAATGTCTGAACCATATAGTTATTTTGTTGTTGGAAAAGAAGAAACGCAACTAGCAGAGGATATTAATGCTGCTCTTAAAGAAGTCGTTGAGGACGGAACTTCTAAACAAATTAATGAAAAGTATTTTGATGAAGATTATTCACCAACTTATGATGATTAG
- a CDS encoding amino acid ABC transporter ATP-binding protein, with amino-acid sequence MLSVKNIEKSFGDKKVLDGISLTVNQGDVVVILGPSGSGKTTFLRSLNYLEKADAGELILDGKTYDLAKISRKDVLEIRKKTAFVFQNYNLFANKTAIENILEGLVIARKIPKEEAIPIAENALKKVGLLEKKDYYPSQLSGGQQQRIGIARAIAVKPDVILFDEPTSALDPELIGDVLDVMKELAQEGVTMVVVTHEMSFARDVATHVIFMEGGHIIEEGDPKEFFSKPKEERTKQFLTRIIPELNIDPVI; translated from the coding sequence ATGTTATCAGTTAAAAATATCGAAAAATCATTTGGAGATAAAAAAGTTTTAGACGGGATTAGTTTGACAGTCAATCAAGGTGATGTTGTTGTCATCTTGGGACCTTCTGGTTCAGGAAAAACAACTTTCTTGCGGTCTCTTAATTATCTTGAAAAAGCTGACGCTGGGGAGTTGATACTAGATGGCAAGACCTACGATTTGGCAAAAATCAGTCGCAAGGATGTCCTTGAAATTCGCAAAAAAACAGCCTTTGTTTTCCAAAATTATAATTTATTTGCTAACAAAACGGCTATTGAAAATATTTTGGAAGGATTAGTCATTGCTCGCAAGATTCCAAAAGAAGAAGCTATCCCAATTGCTGAAAATGCGCTGAAAAAAGTTGGGCTTTTAGAGAAAAAAGACTACTATCCTAGTCAATTGTCTGGTGGGCAACAGCAACGGATTGGAATTGCGCGTGCTATCGCTGTGAAACCTGATGTCATTTTATTTGACGAGCCGACATCTGCCCTTGACCCAGAATTGATTGGAGATGTTCTTGATGTCATGAAAGAATTAGCCCAAGAAGGGGTCACTATGGTAGTCGTCACTCACGAAATGAGCTTTGCGCGTGATGTGGCAACACATGTCATCTTTATGGAAGGCGGACACATTATCGAAGAAGGCGACCCAAAAGAATTCTTCAGCAAACCAAAAGAAGAACGCACCAAACAATTCTTAACCCGCATCATCCCAGAACTCAATATAGACCCAGTGATTTAA
- a CDS encoding amino acid ABC transporter permease — translation MDFSYILETFVKTLSGIPVTLGIMVVSILLSFFPALFLALGRIYKVKGVTGFSVIYLAFIRSTPAILLILFFYSLFPSLINQLLKATGFNIFDINPIYYAYIIFGLMTTGSLSEIIRSAILTVDKGQLEAAQAIGLSTSQAYIRIVFPQAIRQALPNLCNLVINLVKGTSLVFVMTVKDITAIAKIEAAYGYHYFESYFVIFIIYIVICGLIQYGFKFLEKRAQIV, via the coding sequence ATGGATTTTTCTTACATTTTAGAAACATTTGTCAAAACTCTTTCTGGGATTCCAGTAACCTTGGGAATTATGGTTGTTTCCATTCTTTTGAGTTTCTTTCCAGCTCTTTTTCTAGCTTTAGGTCGCATTTATAAGGTGAAAGGTGTTACGGGATTTTCAGTTATTTATCTCGCCTTTATTCGTTCGACACCAGCTATTTTACTGATTTTATTTTTTTATAGTCTTTTTCCAAGTTTGATTAACCAGCTATTGAAAGCCACAGGTTTTAATATTTTTGACATTAATCCTATTTATTACGCTTACATTATTTTTGGGCTTATGACTACTGGAAGCCTATCTGAGATTATCCGCTCTGCCATTTTAACGGTTGATAAAGGACAGTTAGAAGCTGCACAGGCGATTGGGCTTTCGACCAGTCAAGCTTATATTAGAATAGTTTTTCCGCAAGCTATTCGTCAGGCGCTACCAAATCTTTGCAACTTGGTGATTAATCTCGTCAAGGGGACTTCTCTTGTTTTTGTGATGACGGTGAAAGATATCACGGCAATTGCTAAGATTGAAGCCGCTTATGGTTACCATTATTTTGAATCCTATTTTGTTATTTTCATTATTTATATTGTGATTTGTGGGCTTATTCAATACGGTTTTAAATTTTTAGAAAAACGTGCTCAAATTGTTTGA
- a CDS encoding amino acid ABC transporter permease, with amino-acid sequence MVSYEPSRVITFLPEILSALPLTLWVLVLTILFGSLLGLFLAWSQLSGEKSLSSFARGYVFILRCTPPIVLIFLVFYGLPRFLEWWLGIDVNGWSRSVFVILAMTLLFAASISEVFKSSYQALPKGQLEAGLSIGLTDYQTFVRILLPQAFRIALPNITTAIINLLKDIALAYTIGLVDLMGAGNLVISRNLGNYSLETYTAVAIIYWVLALILAVGTHFIENELDTTRG; translated from the coding sequence ATGGTTTCTTATGAACCGTCTCGTGTGATAACATTTCTTCCAGAAATCTTATCAGCTTTACCTCTGACTTTATGGGTTTTAGTATTGACCATTTTATTTGGAAGCCTGTTAGGACTGTTTTTGGCTTGGTCACAGTTGTCAGGTGAAAAAAGCTTATCCTCTTTTGCAAGAGGATATGTCTTTATTTTAAGATGTACGCCACCTATTGTGCTTATCTTTTTGGTTTTTTATGGTTTACCTCGTTTTTTAGAATGGTGGTTAGGCATCGATGTCAATGGTTGGTCTCGTTCAGTGTTTGTTATTTTAGCGATGACATTGTTGTTTGCAGCTAGTATCTCAGAAGTTTTTAAATCCTCTTATCAAGCACTTCCTAAAGGTCAATTAGAAGCAGGGCTTAGTATTGGTTTAACAGATTATCAGACATTTGTCAGAATCCTTTTGCCACAGGCGTTTCGGATTGCACTCCCCAATATCACGACAGCGATTATTAATCTATTAAAAGACATTGCTTTAGCCTATACGATTGGTCTGGTTGATTTAATGGGTGCTGGAAATTTGGTTATTTCACGAAATCTGGGCAATTATTCGCTTGAAACCTATACAGCGGTTGCCATTATTTACTGGGTTTTAGCGTTAATTTTAGCTGTTGGAACACATTTCATTGAAAATGAGTTAGACACGACACGAGGTTAA
- a CDS encoding transporter substrate-binding domain-containing protein, whose product MSKKKWIVAGGVVVALVAATVIGRQLTGKTTASAQSSSGDSDKVTTLQVAHTQNYVPYDYVDENGESDGFEVAVLKAVDKKLKNYKFEYTGTSDEDLLIGLESGKYDIGVKGAWYTAERAEKFVIPDEAIGASVIGFAIRKEDESKYTDIDSFANSGGKLVPISPQNAQYNVIQEYNKTAKNPIELTESESFSVADAYAWVLEGRYDAYFSIKLSFEEAVQDEDGAYHQYADQLTWFPYKGIETYPLIHKNATNEAFAKEYDKAIKELKEDGTIAKLSEKYFGEDVFSYVTD is encoded by the coding sequence ATGAGTAAGAAAAAATGGATTGTTGCTGGTGGAGTTGTTGTAGCGCTTGTTGCAGCGACAGTAATTGGACGTCAATTAACAGGTAAGACGACCGCAAGTGCTCAAAGCTCATCTGGCGATTCAGACAAGGTGACTACCCTTCAAGTCGCTCATACACAAAACTATGTGCCATACGATTATGTCGATGAAAATGGTGAAAGTGACGGATTTGAAGTTGCTGTTTTGAAGGCTGTCGATAAAAAATTGAAAAATTATAAATTCGAATACACAGGAACAAGTGACGAAGATTTGCTGATTGGTCTTGAATCTGGAAAATACGATATTGGTGTCAAAGGTGCATGGTACACCGCTGAACGTGCTGAAAAATTTGTGATTCCAGACGAAGCCATTGGTGCTAGTGTGATTGGCTTTGCCATTCGTAAAGAAGATGAATCAAAATACACAGATATCGATTCATTTGCTAATAGCGGTGGTAAACTCGTTCCAATTTCACCACAAAATGCTCAATATAATGTGATTCAAGAGTACAATAAAACAGCTAAAAATCCGATTGAATTGACAGAATCAGAAAGTTTCTCTGTTGCGGATGCCTATGCTTGGGTTCTTGAAGGACGTTACGATGCTTATTTCTCAATCAAGTTGTCATTTGAAGAAGCTGTTCAAGACGAAGATGGTGCTTATCATCAATATGCTGACCAATTAACATGGTTCCCATATAAAGGCATTGAAACTTATCCATTGATTCATAAAAATGCTACTAATGAAGCCTTTGCCAAAGAATATGATAAAGCTATTAAAGAGTTGAAAGAAGACGGCACAATCGCAAAACTTTCTGAAAAATACTTTGGAGAAGATGTCTTTAGTTACGTCACAGACTAG